Sequence from the Coleofasciculaceae cyanobacterium genome:
ACGCAAGGGGCTGTCCTAAAGCACTAGCTCCGCGTCGTCCTTTAGGACTGGCAAATCGAAGATTTGCGCAGCTAAGAGCGAAGCTCCTTAATCCACAGTGGTTGCTGTTTGACCCTTAAGTTCCTGCTGGGAAAAATTATTATTCGCTACAATTTCACCAAACGGACTAAACATTACCTGCTGCTGGAGTGCTGGCAGATTTTCTAGCGGTAAACGAGGGAATAACAATTCTGCTACACGATATGCCTCTTCTAGATGGGGATAGCCAGATAAGATAAAAGTCTCGATTCCCAAGTCGGCATACTCTGACATTCTTGCTACTACTGTATCTGGATCTCCTACTAGGGCAGTTCCTGCCCCGCCTCTAACCAAACCAATACCAGCCCACAAATTAGGACTAATTTCTAACGCTTCACGCTTGCCGAGGTGCAGTTGACTCATGCGCTTTTGTCCTTCCGAGTCCATGCGAGAATAAACTTTTTGAGCAGTGGCGATCGCGTCTTCGTCTACATATTTAATTAATCGATTAGCTGCATCCCAAGCTTCGCTTTCGGTTTCCCGCACGATAACGTGCAAACGAATCCCAAAGCGCAACTTCCGTCCCTCTACTTCTGCCAGACGGCGCACCTGGGCAATCTTTTGAGCTACTTGTTGTGGAGGTTCTCCCCAGGTTAAATAGACATCTACGTGTTTGGCTGCAATCCGTTGGGCGATCGCCGAAGAACCGCCAAACCACAAAGGCGGATAGGGTTTCTGTACTGGAGAAAACATCAATTTGCCACCGCAAATGCTGAGGTAATCGCCTAGAAAATTAGTTTCTTCTTCACTAGTAAGCGATCGCCAGGTAGTGAGAAATTCATCTGTTAGTCGATAACGTTCTTGATGTCCCAGGTGTAATCCATCTCCTGCTAACTCGACCGGATCGCCACCCGTCACGACGTTAATCAGTAAGCGTCCGCCAGACAAGCGATCGAAGGTAGCAGCCATACGTGCAGCAACTCCTGGCAAAACTAAACCTGGACGCACCGCCACCAAAAAGCGCATCTGTTGTGTCTGCGCCATTAGAGTTGAGGCAACAATCCAGGCATCTTCGCAGGAACGCCCCGTAGGTAGTAATGCGCCAGTATAGCCTAAGCGATCGACAGCTTGAGCGATTTGTGTCAGATAGGTGATATCGGTTGAGCGTCCGCCGATTCCAGTACCTAAATAACGACCATCTCCATAGGAATACAGGCTGATAAAGTTGCACTTAATCCCAAGCTAAGGGCAAACAGAAGCGAACCAGGTCGAAGGTAGGCACGCTTCAAAGTTTGGTAGCTACCGTTAGTAGGATAGCTTGAAATAGTTTTGAGAAATGATTTTGAGCAAAAAACCACAATTTAACCCTCTTTTTTTTTGAGAGTGGAACTAGATTGTTTAGAAA
This genomic interval carries:
- the ssuD gene encoding FMNH2-dependent alkanesulfonate monooxygenase — translated: MKCNFISLYSYGDGRYLGTGIGGRSTDITYLTQIAQAVDRLGYTGALLPTGRSCEDAWIVASTLMAQTQQMRFLVAVRPGLVLPGVAARMAATFDRLSGGRLLINVVTGGDPVELAGDGLHLGHQERYRLTDEFLTTWRSLTSEEETNFLGDYLSICGGKLMFSPVQKPYPPLWFGGSSAIAQRIAAKHVDVYLTWGEPPQQVAQKIAQVRRLAEVEGRKLRFGIRLHVIVRETESEAWDAANRLIKYVDEDAIATAQKVYSRMDSEGQKRMSQLHLGKREALEISPNLWAGIGLVRGGAGTALVGDPDTVVARMSEYADLGIETFILSGYPHLEEAYRVAELLFPRLPLENLPALQQQVMFSPFGEIVANNNFSQQELKGQTATTVD